TTGACATTGACGGTGATTTATTTAAAGTGACAGTGGAGTTTAAAAAGAATACCTAAAGTAAAGAGATTAAATAATATAAAATGGCTAGTGAATCATATACAGATTTCACTAGCTCTTTTATTTATGCAGCCCTAAACTTAAAAGTATTTACAATTGTTTCTTCAATTTTGCTGCTGTATTTCATTATTACAAAGGAGCCTGTAATAATCAGTACCCAACCCCACCAGGTAAGAGAGATAGTTCCTGCTCCTACTAAGGCAGACCCCCAAATACCCCAGGGCCTTGTAAGAATCATAATGACAAAGAATTTTCTAAAAGAAATTTTGCTTAGCCCAGCTAAAAGACATAGAGCATCATCAGGGAAAAAAGGTAGAAAAAACATTACTATTAAAAGGCCAGTGCCTTTTTTTTCTATTAAGCTTCCGTATTTATCAGAAACTTTACTGCTTACAAGCTTATCTGTAATTGGTTTACCAAATTTCTTAGCAAGCATAAATGCAGCTGAAGAACCTGTCATGGTAGCTAAA
The genomic region above belongs to Clostridium swellfunianum and contains:
- a CDS encoding TVP38/TMEM64 family protein — its product is MNNNKSKLKFCLWSLIITAVIGAIVYLSSRDVLNYFTSAEAFKNYIKGFGKKSYIVFFIIQFSASILAPIPNNVTAAAGAAILGMWQAFSISLLATMTGSSAAFMLAKKFGKPITDKLVSSKVSDKYGSLIEKKGTGLLIVMFFLPFFPDDALCLLAGLSKISFRKFFVIMILTRPWGIWGSALVGAGTISLTWWGWVLIITGSFVIMKYSSKIEETIVNTFKFRAA